The genome window TGACGGCAGGCTCGAACCCAAGCGCAATGCAGTGTATTCACAAGGGCGCAAGATATCAGGTAATGCACAGGGGAGGTTTGAGGGTGCAGTGCTGGTAAACGGCAGTTTCCTGCTGGATTTTAGTTTTGATGAGATGGACAGGGTGCTCAAGAACCCCACAATGAACCTGTCAGAGGGTGTAGAGTGCGCACGGGACGGGATGATCACGCTTTCGGAGCTGCTTGGAGGCGCTGGTCATGATATCGATCATGTGAAAGGGATTTTGAAACACGGATTTGAGGATGCGCTCGGGATAGGGGCGCGGCGCAGTGTGCTGACGGATTCGGAGATCGAACTGGCACAGCGTTTGAGTGAAAAGCACAGGAGCAGGGACTGGATATACAGGATGGATGATAAGAGGCGGAGGCGGGTGGCCCGGGAGCGGTAGAAATTTTCAACCCTGTTCTGGATTCACCTAAAGGCAGTACTTAAAGACTCTTTCGATAAACATCGCTACCTTTTATGCATCAAATCCTACACAACCCAAACGTGTGCACAAAAGTATTATTGCAGACGAATCTTATAGTAAAGATTAAAGGAGCAAGATTATGACACAAGAAAGTGTAGAATTATTAATACCTTTCGAATTATTAGTTAAATCTATTGCAAAATTACGTATGAAGGACAAATTCCGGCTTTGGGAGATGCTGGATGAACAGATGGCGCATGCTGAGGAAAAGACATGGGAAGATGATTCAATTATGCAAGCTGAGATTCAGGAAGCTCGCAATGCGTATCAGGTAGGAGACTATGTGACTATCGATGAATACATCGCTCAGCGGCGCAGGAAAAACTGATGAACTACCGGGTTTTAATCCCAAAGCCAGTACAGAAGCAACTAGATGGCCTACCAGATGCTGTCTATGACAGAATCATTAAGAAGATAAAGATGTTGGAGGAGCATCCACGTCCGCGTGGGTGTATCAAACTGAAAGGATATGAGAATGATTACCGTATCCGAATTGGCAACTATCGAATACGTTATAAAGTTTGTGACCAAGAATATATCCTAATATTGCTTCACTGCAAGCATCGTAAGAGTGTGTATAAAGACTGATTTATTAGATTCCATTATGAACCTGCCTATCCCATGGTTAATAATCGATTTCTGACGAATTCACAGATTTTGATAAAACCTATAAAAAAAAGAAAAGAACTGAGCTAATGATCATATTCGGCATCAATCGACTGCCACTTTGGTTACAAACTTATCTTAGATTGATGCCGAAACTTTTAAAATACTATGATTTCATGACCGTTAGCGCACCATGTGGACACATAGTCACACACGCACCGCACTGCACACACTTATCCAGGTCCATCTGCACACTCCAGTCCTCCCTAAAGGATATCACACTCGTAGGACACACAGATATACATGCACCGCAATTTACGCACTCGTCATCGTCCTTGATCACCGGCTGCTCCAGGGCTGTTATGGTGGCACCGCGCTTCTCAAAAGCTGCTACAACCCGCTTGCATTCATTCGGTGGCACATCTATCACAACTTCGCCACCTTTGGGTTTCACATCTGCCCTGTCAATATTCAGCAATGCCCCGGTCTCCAGTATCACCTCTGCTATCAAAGGTCTT of ANME-2 cluster archaeon contains these proteins:
- a CDS encoding 4Fe-4S binding protein, which translates into the protein MKITLHATPDITPRPLIAEVILETGALLNIDRADVKPKGGEVVIDVPPNECKRVVAAFEKRGATITALEQPVIKDDDECVNCGACISVCPTSVISFREDWSVQMDLDKCVQCGACVTMCPHGALTVMKS
- a CDS encoding lipoate--protein ligase family protein — protein: VLGGGCGFCDEDQILFSVIACESGGAVPADIQGAYSRVLGGLINTLRMLGFDGRLEPKRNAVYSQGRKISGNAQGRFEGAVLVNGSFLLDFSFDEMDRVLKNPTMNLSEGVECARDGMITLSELLGGAGHDIDHVKGILKHGFEDALGIGARRSVLTDSEIELAQRLSEKHRSRDWIYRMDDKRRRRVARER
- a CDS encoding type II toxin-antitoxin system RelE/ParE family toxin, with the translated sequence MNYRVLIPKPVQKQLDGLPDAVYDRIIKKIKMLEEHPRPRGCIKLKGYENDYRIRIGNYRIRYKVCDQEYILILLHCKHRKSVYKD